From the Pseudomonas putida genome, one window contains:
- a CDS encoding DUF1631 domain-containing protein, translating to MHKEGKVVPLAAAIDRGARTPLPCLPVLLLQVRDKAALQLRQGLQALFDNADDTLFEMADRAADRFDQNLYFEAMRDLRLKRKHIERGFLDIFYDTFARIGQFDPLGQQASKNQAYRERAVAVDGMVARVLSRDGLALEQLGMRLQCLLARSFDEQQNPFGPAALCGYFLDAGRNLGVGLRVKLILLKLFERYVLRDIDVLYVEANQLLAAAGVMPELQPAPRRRAEDRRLNARRAPANREPDAMGADSAGQAFMRSLEGLLAPCRGRIAPRLQAAASAEPISTADLLRLLSHLQHYVPATIDDDDFDLGQQLEQLLLRVSVRSGTRRRIACADEDMINLVGLLFAYIAADDNLPLSLRALIVRLHIPLLKVALLDKGLFSRASHPARRLLNEIAAVAIGWETGSEGLRDSLHLRVERIVQRLLNDFTEDASLFAELLEDFLAFSQDERRRNELLEQRTRDAEEGRARALQARQQVQQVLNQRLRGRTLPQVVVHMLVQAWSQVLLLAWLKQGEASQAWQQALATMDSLLASIALHQQPQVLLQQVPGLLKALRDGLASVALDSAATREFFLQLEQLHLRACAGGAQPDVSDELAEVLVAEDIVLAIAEESACAPLRQLDEHAAELRQVQRLRIGTWVEILDDDEPLRCKLVARIDSSDRLVFANRTGMKVREWSSAGLAQALRRGEARLLDDGLLFERALEAVLEGLRQQQVH from the coding sequence ATGCATAAAGAAGGCAAGGTGGTGCCCCTGGCGGCGGCCATCGATCGAGGGGCACGCACGCCCTTGCCTTGCCTTCCGGTGTTGCTCCTGCAGGTGCGTGACAAGGCTGCCCTGCAACTGCGCCAGGGCCTGCAGGCGCTGTTCGACAATGCCGACGACACGCTTTTCGAAATGGCCGACCGGGCAGCCGACCGCTTCGACCAGAACCTGTACTTCGAAGCGATGCGTGACCTGCGCCTGAAGCGCAAGCACATCGAACGCGGTTTTCTCGACATCTTCTACGACACCTTCGCCCGGATCGGCCAATTCGACCCGCTGGGCCAGCAGGCGTCGAAAAACCAGGCGTACAGGGAGCGTGCCGTCGCCGTCGACGGCATGGTCGCACGGGTGCTGTCGCGTGATGGCCTCGCCCTCGAGCAACTGGGCATGCGTTTGCAGTGCCTGCTTGCGCGCAGCTTCGACGAACAACAGAACCCGTTCGGGCCTGCTGCGCTGTGTGGCTATTTCCTCGATGCCGGGCGCAACCTGGGCGTGGGCCTGCGGGTCAAGCTGATCCTGCTCAAGCTGTTCGAGCGCTATGTGCTGCGTGACATCGACGTGCTTTATGTCGAAGCCAACCAGTTGCTGGCCGCTGCGGGCGTGATGCCGGAACTGCAGCCAGCCCCGCGTCGACGCGCCGAAGACCGCCGCCTGAATGCGCGGCGCGCGCCGGCCAACCGGGAACCAGATGCCATGGGGGCTGACAGTGCCGGGCAGGCCTTCATGCGTTCGCTGGAAGGCCTGCTGGCGCCGTGCAGAGGGCGCATCGCCCCGCGCCTGCAAGCCGCCGCCAGCGCCGAGCCGATCAGCACCGCCGACTTGCTGCGCCTGCTTTCGCACCTGCAGCATTATGTTCCGGCCACGATCGACGATGACGACTTCGACCTGGGGCAGCAGCTTGAACAATTGCTGCTGCGGGTCAGCGTGCGCAGCGGTACGCGCCGGCGTATCGCCTGCGCCGACGAGGACATGATCAATCTGGTCGGCCTGCTGTTCGCCTACATCGCCGCCGACGACAACTTGCCGCTGAGCCTGCGCGCGCTGATCGTTCGCCTGCACATTCCGCTGCTCAAGGTGGCACTGCTGGACAAAGGCCTGTTCAGCCGTGCCAGCCACCCGGCACGGCGCCTGCTCAATGAGATTGCCGCTGTCGCGATCGGCTGGGAAACCGGCAGCGAAGGCCTGCGCGACAGCCTGCACCTGCGCGTGGAGCGCATCGTCCAGCGCCTGCTCAACGATTTCACCGAAGATGCCTCGCTGTTCGCCGAGCTGCTGGAGGACTTCCTCGCCTTCAGCCAGGACGAACGCCGGCGCAACGAACTGCTGGAGCAGCGCACGCGCGATGCCGAAGAGGGGCGCGCGCGTGCCTTGCAGGCCCGCCAGCAGGTGCAGCAGGTGCTCAACCAGCGCCTGCGCGGGCGCACCCTGCCGCAGGTGGTCGTGCACATGCTGGTCCAGGCCTGGAGCCAGGTGTTGCTGTTGGCGTGGCTCAAGCAGGGCGAGGCATCCCAGGCCTGGCAGCAAGCGCTGGCGACCATGGATAGCCTGCTCGCCAGCATTGCTCTGCATCAGCAGCCCCAGGTGTTGCTGCAACAGGTGCCAGGCTTGCTCAAGGCCCTGCGCGATGGCCTGGCCAGTGTGGCGCTGGACTCGGCGGCCACTCGCGAATTCTTCCTGCAACTGGAGCAACTGCACTTGCGTGCGTGTGCGGGGGGCGCACAGCCAGATGTCAGCGATGAACTGGCCGAGGTCCTGGTGGCCGAAGACATCGTGCTGGCCATCGCCGAAGAGTCCGCCTGCGCGCCACTGCGTCAACTCGATGAACACGCGGCGGAGCTGCGCCAGGTGCAGCGCTTGCGGATCGGCACCTGGGTAGAAATACTCGATGATGACGAGCCGCTGCGCTGCAAGCTGGTCGCGCGCATCGACAGCAGCGACCGCCTGGTCTTCGCCAACCGTACCGGGATGAAGGTGCGTGAATGGAGCTCGGCCGGCCTGGCGCAGGCCCTGCGCCGAGGCGAGGCGCGCTTGCTGGATGATGGCCTGCTGTTCGAGCGGGCCCTGGAAGCCGTCCTCGAAGGCCTGCGCCAGCAACAGGTGCACTGA
- the nadC gene encoding carboxylating nicotinate-nucleotide diphosphorylase, protein MPNLRLADLTAEIEANVRRALLEDIGSGDITAQLIPAERLAKATIITREDCVIAGTAWVDAVFRQLDPRVAVHWQVADGERATANQPLFHLEGPARSLLSGERSALNFLQMLSGVATRARYLADLVEGTQVQLLDTRKTFPGLRLAQKYAVTCGGCHNHRIGLYDAFLIKENHIAASGGVAEAVAAAHRIAPGKPVEIEVESLEELREALNAGADIIMLDELTLDDMREAVRITAGKAKLEASGGVNETTLRVIAETGVDYISIGAMTKDVKAVDLSMRLSL, encoded by the coding sequence ATGCCGAACCTACGCCTTGCCGACCTGACCGCCGAGATCGAAGCCAATGTGCGCCGTGCACTGCTGGAGGACATCGGCAGCGGCGACATCACCGCGCAGCTGATCCCGGCCGAGCGCCTGGCCAAGGCCACCATCATCACCCGCGAAGACTGCGTGATTGCCGGCACTGCCTGGGTCGATGCCGTGTTCCGTCAGCTTGACCCGCGCGTGGCCGTGCACTGGCAGGTGGCCGATGGCGAGCGCGCCACCGCCAATCAGCCGCTGTTCCACCTCGAAGGCCCGGCGCGCTCTCTGCTCAGCGGTGAGCGCAGTGCACTGAACTTCCTGCAGATGCTGTCGGGTGTGGCCACCCGTGCGCGCTACCTGGCCGACCTGGTCGAAGGCACCCAGGTGCAGCTGCTCGACACCCGCAAGACCTTTCCGGGCCTGCGCCTTGCGCAAAAGTACGCCGTCACTTGCGGCGGTTGCCACAACCACCGCATCGGCCTGTATGACGCTTTCCTGATCAAGGAGAACCACATTGCCGCCAGCGGTGGCGTGGCCGAAGCCGTGGCGGCGGCGCACCGCATCGCCCCGGGCAAACCGGTGGAAATCGAAGTGGAAAGCCTGGAGGAACTGCGCGAGGCGCTGAATGCTGGCGCCGACATCATCATGCTCGACGAGCTGACCCTGGATGACATGCGCGAAGCGGTGCGTATCACCGCTGGCAAGGCCAAGCTGGAAGCCAGTGGCGGGGTCAATGAAACCACCCTGCGGGTGATTGCCGAGACCGGCGTCGACTATATCTCGATTGGCGCCATGACCAAGGATGTGAAGGCCGTTGACCTGTCGATGCGACTGAGCCTGTGA
- the trxB gene encoding thioredoxin-disulfide reductase, whose protein sequence is MSEVRHSRVIILGSGPAGYSAAVYAARANLKPLLITGMQAGGQLTTTTEVDNWPGDPHGLTGPALMQRMQEHAERFETEIVFDHINAVDLANKPFTLQGDSGKYTCDALIIATGASARYLGLPSEEAFMGKGVSACATCDGFFYRNKPVAVVGGGNTAVEEALYLANIASKVTLVHRRETFRAEKILVDKLNARVAEGKIELKLNANLDEVLGDNMGVTGARLKNNDGSSDEIKVDGVFIAIGHTPNTSLFEGQLTLKDGYLVVAGGREGNATATNVEGVFAAGDVADHVYRQAITSAGAGCMAALDVERYLDGLANASF, encoded by the coding sequence ATGTCTGAAGTACGTCATTCGCGCGTCATCATCCTCGGTTCCGGCCCTGCCGGTTACAGCGCCGCGGTCTACGCCGCCCGCGCCAACCTCAAGCCACTGCTGATCACCGGCATGCAGGCGGGTGGCCAGCTGACCACCACCACCGAAGTCGACAACTGGCCGGGCGACCCCCACGGCCTGACCGGCCCGGCCCTGATGCAGCGCATGCAGGAGCACGCCGAGCGTTTCGAGACCGAAATCGTCTTCGACCACATCAATGCCGTCGACCTGGCCAACAAGCCGTTCACCCTGCAGGGTGACAGCGGCAAGTACACCTGCGACGCGCTGATCATCGCCACCGGCGCCAGCGCCCGTTACCTGGGCCTGCCGTCGGAAGAAGCGTTCATGGGCAAGGGCGTGTCGGCCTGCGCCACCTGCGACGGTTTCTTCTACCGCAACAAGCCGGTCGCCGTGGTCGGCGGCGGCAACACTGCCGTGGAAGAAGCGCTGTACCTGGCCAACATCGCCAGCAAGGTGACCCTGGTGCACCGCCGTGAAACCTTCCGCGCCGAGAAGATCCTGGTCGACAAGCTCAACGCCCGTGTCGCCGAAGGCAAGATCGAACTCAAGCTCAACGCCAACCTGGACGAAGTGCTGGGTGACAACATGGGCGTGACCGGTGCGCGCCTGAAGAACAACGACGGCAGCAGCGACGAAATCAAGGTCGACGGCGTGTTCATCGCCATCGGCCACACCCCGAATACTTCGCTGTTCGAAGGCCAGCTGACCCTCAAGGACGGCTACCTGGTGGTTGCTGGCGGCCGTGAGGGCAACGCCACCGCCACCAACGTCGAAGGTGTGTTCGCTGCCGGTGACGTGGCTGACCACGTTTACCGTCAGGCCATCACCTCGGCCGGCGCCGGCTGCATGGCGGCACTGGACGTCGAGCGTTACCTGGACGGCCTGGCCAACGCCTCGTTCTGA